From Cucumis melo cultivar AY chromosome 1, USDA_Cmelo_AY_1.0, whole genome shotgun sequence, a single genomic window includes:
- the LOC127148604 gene encoding subtilisin-like protease SBT5.1 → MQPDISAPGVNILATWLGNDSSSTPQATKSPLFNVISGTSMSCPHVSGVVASVKSQNPTWSPSAIKSAIMTTAIQTNNLGSPMTLDTGSVATPYDYGAVEISTNGALQPGLVYETNYISNMNYPTIAVSELKGKESKKVIRTVTNVGGNGETVYTVSVDAPEEVEVKVIPEKLKFAKNNEKQSYQVVFTPSTLKERVFGSITWTNGKHRVRSPFVVTSESSEP, encoded by the exons ATGCAGCCGGACATATCAGCACCAGGAGTGAACATTCTTGCAACCTGGCTTGGAAATGATtcaagttcaactccacaagCAACAAAGTCACCACTCTTCAATGTGATCTCAGGAACTTCAATGTCCTGCCCCCATGTCTCTGGCGTAGTGGCCTCTGTAAAATCTCAAAACCCCACATGGAGTCCCTCAGCAATCAAATCAGCCATCATGACAACAG CAATCCAAACGAATAACTTGGGATCGCCTATGACTTTGGATACGGGATCAGTAGCCACACCTTATGATTATGGGGCAGTTGAAATATCAACCAATGGAGCATTACAACCAGGACTAGTCTATGAAACTA ACTACATATCCAACATGAACTACCCAACAATAGCAGTATCAGAATTGAAAGGCAAGGAAAGTAAGAAAGTAATCAGAACAGTTACAAATGTTGGTGGCAATGGTGAAACAGTTTACACAGTCAGTGTAGACGCACCTGAGGAAGTAGAGGTCAAAGTGATTCCAGAGAAATTGAAATTTGCAAAGAACAATGAGAAGCAGAGTTATCAAGTGGTTTTCACCCCATCCACACTGAAGGAAAGAGTATTTGGTTCAATCACTTGGACCAATGGAAAACATCGAGTCCGAAGTCCATTTGTCGTCACTAGTGAGAGTAGTGAGCCATAA
- the LOC127148609 gene encoding leucine aminopeptidase 3, chloroplastic-like, with amino-acid sequence MIQKKITFAAKDTDVLEWNGDLLAVGVTEKDVVKDDNNNFTNPLLQKLDALLGGLLAEASSEEDFCGKSGQAIVLRVSGLSFKRVGLFALGQSASRAAAFVGLGEAIAAAAQASRAVSVAFALAFSADLSDEWKPAIASSIAIGIVNGIFNGRARRDRKRMRK; translated from the exons atgatacagaaaaaa ATAACTTTTGCTGCAAAAGACACTGATGTCTTGGAATGGAATGGAGACTTGCTTGCTGTGGGTGTCACAGAGAAAGATGTGGTCAAGGATGACAACAACAACTTCACCAATCCACTTTTGCAAAAGTTGGATGCACTCTTGGGTGGATTGTTGGCCGAAGCTTCTTCAGAGGAAGATTTCTGTGGAAAGTCAGGCCAAGCTATTGTTCTTAGAGTTTCTGGTTTGAGCTTTAAGAGGGTGGGTTTATTTGCGCTTGGCCAGTCAGCTTCACGTGCAGCAGCCTTTGTTGGTCTAGGTGAGGCCATTGCAGCAGCAGCACAGGCATCTCGAGCAGTTTCAGTTGCTTTTGCTCTTGCCTTCTCAGCGGACCTTTCGGATGAATGGAAGCCAGCCATTGCCTCGTCCATTGCAATTG gaattgtcAACGGGATATTTAACGGTAGGGCAAGGAGGGACCGGAAGCG CATGCGAAAGTGA